ATTGATGCACAAAATCATTAGTATATTTTGCAAGACCACATACCAAAtgaacacatggacacacacaccggaAAAATACAGATTTAGAAAAAAGGCAGACGGTCGCATTTATTAAATGCCCTTGAAAGATCATTAAGACTAAAAGTGCATGCAAGATAGCGGGTCAGAATCAGCTAGAAAAAGAGCACTGACAGAAAGAACAAAATAAGCAAGTGTTCTCCCTCATACAACATTCTGTTTCTATGGCACGTTATAGTCTTCCCCACACAGGTCTacttaagaaaaaaaacaccccGATCATTAGCGTTCTAGACACAAAGAGGGCAGACATTTACATACGTTTCCAAAAAGACAGTTTTGCCTAACCCAACCCAACCACTTAAAAGTCTAATCCATGAGTGAAGAGCCAAATCCATGCCTACTCCAGTTAATTCACacgtcaagaaaaaaaaaaaaaaaaaaaagtacatatttttaaaaaaaaaagcttcctCACAGCTTAGGGTTGAACACAAGTCATTGTTAGCGTCCCCTCTTAGGCTTGAAATACTTTCGGCACCTCCAGAAACAGGACCTTTGTTTGTTCATTACTTCCAGTGTAGCCTATTGACTTTTCACCATCTTATTGTTGTAGTTATAGTTAATGAAATCACGAtcccttatgtgtgtgtgcgcgtgtgtgtttctgtgtagacACAGTACAAGAGAGAGGAAACCAAGGTGAAGTCTGAGGGCTCTGGCTCATATGTACTGTCAATATGATAGATATGCTGTGGTTTTGAGTGTATCGTCATCACActtgcacactctctcacacacacacacacacacacacacgctggatgGCAGCAGATATCCCCCACAGTTGTGTTGCTCATGTCAGGATTCCTAGCCCTCCAACAATGACAACAATCAGAGGAACCTCGAGAAGACATCCATGAATATTCAATCGTGGAAAATTCCCCACCCAAATTTCCAACGCTCCTCTAATGCATGGcatctctctgccttccatcaCTGTAAACAAGACTTAGTACATCAGGGGGCCACACGCATGTAGAAACAATGTCAGTCTTCAGGGAACAGCACACCGTATAAAATCAATCCAAATCTATGATCCATCCACATCTGCCCAGAGCTCTTATGTGGAATAGGCCTGCCACTGGCGGAATATTGTAAACACCCGTTTTGACTTGTCTTGGGCACCCTAAGGAGTAAGAAGGAAAAACAATCAAGTCCATGAGTACTGGTTACTGAGTGACAGAACACATTTATTTTGGGATTTACGTGCTAATGGTAGCTACATAGCTACTGATGTTGCTACTCTTGTTTAGCACCAGCAGAATATATAGTGATGTTTTGTATAAGATCAAGAATGGCTGATAAATGCAATACAAGCTGCATATCAGCCATCGGTCTCCACCACACTGTAAGCTCAGCGTGTTTTATAACAAAGTGTTCAGGCGGAACATAAGCATAATGTTTTTAACACTACTTCATAATGAAGTACATCTGGCTTTCCTTTTAGTTAAgtggtgtgtttctgtgacTGGCTAACCTGTGAGGGGCTGGCTCCCACCGGGGTCAGGTTGTGCTTCATGGAGAGAAACAGGGTGAGAGCCGCCTTCCAGCCGGGCTGAGGCCTCTCCGCCTCGGACCCCTCGGGCAGGGAGTCCTTCTTGGGGggcagctcctcctcctcgctgGTGCTCACCCATGGGCACCAGTCCCTGTGTTGAGCGATGGGATCAAACGCGTTCCTGTTCATGGGGCCCTCCTGGAAGACAAACATAATTGTTTGACCACCTTACAGGAATCAAATCGCCATGCATACATCATTTATAAAGTACATTACAGGTTTAAAATGGATCCCTTCATGGGGATGGGTTCTAGCTCACAATTGTGTTTTATAAGCCAACCAGAGAGACAATGTCAATCTGAAAATCAATAATGTGTTAATACATTTACTTCATCAAGGATGTAATGTTGTCTATAAACTGCAAGATGATATGCCCATTACTGATAATGCCGCATTACTGTATGTGAGCTCAGTTACCGGATGTTTACCACTTCATCTGGATCTTCACAGCATCTTTATTGTGCCCCACATGAATTATATtgtaatttgtcatttttgatAAGCTGCATTCTAACTACAAATCCCTAGAGTTAACAAGGAGGCCCCAGCTCACTGGTTTCATCCGCTACCTGTGTGGAACAGTTGTAGCCATACACTGTGGTCAACAAAATCACATTTAGGTCTAGGCACCATTAAAAGAAAGTCCTCCAAATGAATCGGATATAAAATCCTTAcaagcactgtgtgtgtaactgtaaaTTGTCCCTTGAGGATAAATAGTGTTTTGACTGAATTACATTGACTTGAAGCAGTCAATGTAATTTTGGATAGAAGCAAGCTTCTTCTGACTTGAATATAGCCTCAGGATGAAAACTGCATACTACATATTGAACTGTGCTGTACTTAAATACAACAATGACGCTTGACAAGTCTGTTTTGATTACATTCGTATATGAGGAGAGTTTATATGAGGGGAGTTTACCGGGCTGCTGGCAGAGGAGAGGCGTGGGCGCTTGTTCTTCTGCTGGGGGCTTGAGGGCACCTCACACTGGCCTCCTCGGCTGCGGGTCATGGGCCTCTTGGCCCGGCCCAGGGGACCGGGCAGCTCCTCGCTGGGGCTCGGGGAGTCCCTGCTGCGGGTGCGCACGGCCAGAGGGGCCACGATGCCCTCCACCTATGGGGAAATCCTCAAAGCTCAGGTCCTGATAACTTATTTATGTTTCTCAGTCCTGgacttttttttgtcatttcagtCTTCAGGGTTGGTTCCTCAGGACATCAATCAAGCCTGGTCCTGGTGTGAGACAGCTTCACAGGTGAAAATGTCCACTCACCAAGTTCAGCCCAGCACCAGGCTTTGATCTCTTTCCCTGAAAACCAACCCCAGCAAGTTCCAGCAAGCCAGCAATTACTTGAGGTGTTACTTCTAAGAAGAGGTCCGACTCACCGATTCAGAGCGTGAGGAGTCTTGACTGCGGAGTTTCATTCGGGAGAGAgtaggggagggggaaggggtgTGAGCGAAGCCGTCCCCGGTGGCCTCCTGCCCAGGCCTGGGGGTCGTGGGTGGGGACGCGGCCACGCTAGAAGCGTCCCCCTCACTCCCGGCTGCGTTCTCCATCTGGTGGAAGTTCCACAGGCCGACCTTGCGCATGCAGTAGGAGCAGGTGAGGATGGGGAGGTTCAGGGCCAGCTGTGCTGGACTACAGATGGACAcaggagtaggagagagagacatgttcaagaaaaacacactcagcactgtCAGTCAAACAATGTTCCAAGCAGTGTAGGTTCATTTAGTACAGTAAGCACACAAAGAAAGCACAATATCACTCCACATTTACAACAGCCAAAGCACTTCCAAGAACCTTGGGGAAACTGAGTGTTCCCACATACCTCGCTGCCCATCCACAGAGGGCCACGATGCAGGCTGCCACCTGTACTGACAACGGCTCGGAGGTCATCAGCAGAGGTGAGTTGATGGCCGGGGACCCGCCCCGCTTCTTTTTCTGCTCGTCCTCGATCAGCTGCAGCAGCGCACTGATGGCGTCTTCCGTCAGAGACTAGAGATAAAAGACAACATTCGGGGGGATGCAGGAGTTTGAGGAGTTGTACTTTGTGGGTCAAACACTTACAGGAACAGCCTGTAAGTCTTGTTTTTCCAATGCGGTGCAGGAACTACTGGACCAACAAGGCAACATAGCCCACTAGCAACGTTCTTCAATTGCATCGGTTTCAAGCACCACAAAAAAAGATATATTTCTCCAGAAACACCAAGCTTATACCACAGAATTTCTAGATGTTACGATTACCCTAAGGCCAAGCCAACAGTTGAATATTGCGATATGTATGTACAATATGTACAACGGCTTGCTAATTTCTGCGGCAGAAAGTCACCTGTAAGCACTAATCCCCCTTTAAACCAGATAAAGTGTACACATACACCTTATTCTATCAAAATCTACCAAAACGGCAATTTAAAGAAAAAGTATTTACTCCCAGTTTCAAACATACATCACTGAGACACAATTGCACCTTGACTCATATGACAAAATCAAAATATGAAACGGTGGGTTTGAGGTCAAATAGGTCCTCACcatggcctgtagctgctgtggCTTCATAGCAGGGAGCTGCTGCTCCAAGACCAGAGCACTCTGAAAACGCTCCAGGAAGGTATTAAGCAACTCCACTGGCTCGCTCACCGGAATCATCCAAAACCTGTCTGTAAACGTAACACCATGTTGCCAAGAATGTCCGTATTCCACAAGGATTTAATTTTGCTAGACAATAAAGCCTAAAAGACATTAATAATTGTCCTTACTTGGGCATGGACAGTCAGGCCAAGAACAATACTTCTCATGTCGAGTCTGCAACTGTCTGGTAATCTCAGATATGCGTTCTTCATCTGCCAAAAAAGAAGATACTAAATGAACCAAGGAAAGAAGAATTAAGCACTTGTAAACAATGTCCATTTATTGTATGTGGATGCTTACATTTTTGGTAGTCCAAAGCTAACTGGATGGAGGCACAGAGGAAGGCCTGGCAGGTAGAGCACTTGAGCATGTCACAGTCCACATTAATCCAGCCATACTTGGCGCattggagaggggagagggtaCGGGGTTTGCCAGCCCATTTCAGACAGTACTCTTGTTAAGGATTATTTTCACCCAGTAGTTAAATTCTTATCTCTTTTCATCCATTTTAATATTTGATTTTTAATATTTGACAGTTTTTGCACACTCAGTGGAGATAAGTTTCATATTTCAGTACACGTTGTATGTTGTTTAtaactgtatgtgacaaataaacacatacagttcTTGGAGGTTAATTTTTTGAATCAAGACATATTGTTACCAAATTCTGTGCACTCTGTTGGAAGTTCCTTTTGATGGTTGTAGAGGAAGGGGTGAGAGGGCAaggggagggggaaagaggCATGACTGCAAGTCAGTTGTTATGTGGCTCTGACAAAAATACACAGGGTATGTATTTATAGTGCAGCCTATAGCCTACGCCCCATGATATAAAACCAAATTGTTGTTATGCAGTGCAATTCAAAAAGCAAGATTCAAACAAAATCTCATTTTGGGCAAAAAGGATATTGTGTATGATCCTACTCTTGAGAAAAACGCATCTTTATTGGTTGCTTCACATGGTGATTTACCAAAGCCATTTGATGAAGCTAAATTTGAATCCCCCTGCACActagaaaacataaaacaaaacatcagtCAACATCAGCAACATGAGTCAAACATATCTGTAACTGACGAGGTAGCACAGTAGTCTAAGCAAGGTTATGTAACAGTTACAACATGTGAGTGCAAAAAGTAGCCTAGAGCTTCCCAAATGTTCAACAAAGGATGATGCACAATACTGATGAATGCATATGTATGCACATTTGGTAAACTTGCATGAATTGTCCATTAAAACGCTCGAAACCCCCATAAATGTAACGTTAGTTGTCAGTCATTGCGTTGAATCATCATCTGCCATTACACATTATACAACAAGTCTTAAGTATGTCTTGTCTAGTATGCCGACAGAACATTTTAAATTGTAACAATGTCACTTCGTTATATATTTGCAAAGAATTGAACCTTAGTACCAAAGGCTAGCTTCATGTATTGACAATATTAAGGAAATATTTAAGACTTGTTCTGCTAGCTGCACTGCATGGCTCTGCAAGTTACCTCTACAGCTAGGTTAGCCATAGCGAGCTAGCTTGCACAGCTAATTAAACTAGCTTGAAACCGCAAATGATTATGTAGAACGTCTGACAAATTATTATCAACTCACCTGTTTGATCCGCTGTGCTCGGAAACCACGCCCTCGTTGAGAAGTTCTCTAATTTTTTGTGGAGATATAAAATTAGACTTCGTTTGTCTATCAGAAGTATCAGCGCGAACAGCACGGCCGCCGAACGTAGCCATGTTCGGTCCGAAACATAAACCCTTCCCTGCAAAATCGTCCACTATCAGCTATTTCTTGTTGGGTTCCGCCTTCCAAGTAATCAGAGACACTTGGtcactttttttcttcctctaaGGATCATATCTACTTGTATCACCGAAGTTGAATTTACGAAAGATAAGCGAAGTTAAGCAAAGTATTAAACGCTCAATTTGCGAATGTCATAACCGCTCAACAGATTGGTATTTTACAATTAACATATCACTACATACGTACGAGTCCTTCAAAACATAACCTGATGTTTAATAAAAGTTCTGTTGCTGGTCATAAATAATTAAACTCGTGCCCTGTGCAAAGTTTCAATTCAACTAAAACGTGTTATTGTTTGAATGCTTGAATTCTAAATACGACTGAGCAGAAACAATGGAGAAGGATACCAACACTGATTTAAAACAGATGATCTGCGTTAGGATACAGTATTTTCTGCGTAATAACAGAAGTTAAGGATCTCTCAATTTGCGCAGGTGCATGCATGTACGGCAGCAATCGCCTCTGCAGAACGCATCGGACTTTCTGATTGGCCAACCTTTGCGCAAATTTGTGAATGGTTTTCCTCTTGGAAGAATGGGAAGTGTGGCTGCCTGGACTGTTTTCCTAGCAACCCGAACCGGATTTTTTTAATACGCCTGTGTCGTTTAATGATTGTATTGACTCTGTCAAAAAATGTCGGCCGAGGAAGGTGCTCACAGTCCGGACCAGCTGAATAAATTCGTGAAACTGTCAGGGAGGCCTTCTCTCAGAGTGGCAGGTCAGTCAAAAACAACACGAACAGGCTTCCTTCCTAGCTGGGTGACtagtagctagctagctagctttttAGTTTGTTTAACATTAGCTGATAGATATTCCTCGTAGATAAGTGACGATCAAGTAGTTTGTCCTGTATGTGTCATCGATCAATGATTGCTGTGGTGTTTCTAGACCACTTAATAATAGTAGCACAGGCAGTGTTTCTTTAGATAGCGTCATGTTTACATCAGCTAGCTAGCGGCTAGCATACTGGATATGTAACTTAGGTTAGCTTCTAGCTACATTAGCAACAAAAATGGCTCTggctataacattagctgacaTTGTCGGCCGTAGTGACAACGTGTGCTGCAAAATTCATAACGTCTTTTACACGGATATCCACGAACAGATCGATTTGCAACGTTGCTTCGTTTTTGTAAAAGCTGTTTAAAGCCTTTAAATGCTGGCGGTAACACCATAGATGCACTCTacctagctaacgttagtctaCCTCCAGAAAACAGACAGCTGTTCTACATGTATTCTAGATATGCAAGGATGAAACATTAATCAGCCAGTTATATTTGCATATAATACCAGGGTAGATAATATGCTTCAGTCTTAGCAC
This portion of the Alosa sapidissima isolate fAloSap1 chromosome 22, fAloSap1.pri, whole genome shotgun sequence genome encodes:
- the zc3hc1 gene encoding nuclear-interacting partner of ALK, translating into MATFGGRAVRADTSDRQTKSNFISPQKIRELLNEGVVSEHSGSNSVQGDSNLASSNGFGKSPCEATNKDAFFSRVGSYTCLKWAGKPRTLSPLQCAKYGWINVDCDMLKCSTCQAFLCASIQLALDYQKYEERISEITRQLQTRHEKYCSWPDCPCPNRFWMIPVSEPVELLNTFLERFQSALVLEQQLPAMKPQQLQAMSLTEDAISALLQLIEDEQKKKRGGSPAINSPLLMTSEPLSVQVAACIVALCGWAASPAQLALNLPILTCSYCMRKVGLWNFHQMENAAGSEGDASSVAASPPTTPRPGQEATGDGFAHTPSPSPTLSRMKLRSQDSSRSESVEGIVAPLAVRTRSRDSPSPSEELPGPLGRAKRPMTRSRGGQCEVPSSPQQKNKRPRLSSASSPEGPMNRNAFDPIAQHRDWCPWVSTSEEEELPPKKDSLPEGSEAERPQPGWKAALTLFLSMKHNLTPVGASPSQGAQDKSKRVFTIFRQWQAYST